One region of Betaproteobacteria bacterium genomic DNA includes:
- the traF gene encoding conjugative transfer signal peptidase TraF, whose protein sequence is MNPEPIQQAQPRAASNPGRGRRAVKHFADFLCHVRRRWYVYLPILAIWGLAYARLFIDATPRLPVLFNWTPSLPYRIAWLVHGPHPLRRGDFIVFSFDGEAQARYPGLRGQPFFKIVRGLPGDAVTVAGRHVAINGEEVGVAKLQAYDHSPLDPITPTVIPPGHYYVQGTSPDSFDSRYQDSGLVRAEQVVGVVVPLY, encoded by the coding sequence ATGAACCCCGAACCGATCCAACAGGCGCAACCGCGTGCCGCGTCGAACCCCGGCAGAGGGCGGCGGGCCGTCAAACATTTTGCCGATTTCCTGTGCCATGTGCGCCGGCGCTGGTATGTCTACCTGCCGATCTTGGCGATCTGGGGCTTGGCCTATGCCCGGCTCTTCATCGATGCGACGCCGCGGCTGCCCGTGCTCTTCAACTGGACGCCGAGCCTGCCGTATCGCATCGCCTGGCTGGTGCATGGACCCCACCCCCTGCGGCGCGGCGACTTCATCGTCTTCTCGTTCGACGGTGAGGCGCAGGCGCGTTACCCGGGGCTGCGCGGCCAGCCCTTCTTCAAGATCGTGCGGGGCTTGCCGGGCGATGCCGTGACCGTCGCCGGTCGGCACGTGGCGATCAACGGCGAGGAGGTCGGCGTGGCCAAGCTGCAGGCCTACGACCATAGTCCGCTGGACCCGATTACGCCCACCGTCATCCCGCCCGGGCACTACTACGTGCAGGGCACCAGCCCCGACTCCTTCGACTCGCGCTACCAGGACAGCGGCCTGGTACGGGCCGAGCAGGTGGTCGGTGTCGTGGTTCCGCTGTATTGA
- the traC gene encoding type IV secretion system protein TraC, translating to MNAPHRTPPSGPHRDRRQAQRFAFAQPVDTPAEQFANWLPYYAYLAPEKIFVNRDSMGVMLELMPQSGADERMAEVLVSLYANCPPGTGIQFHLFGSPQVRTQLRHYANLRVEDEDQAEQAKEWGRPARNANLFRKLARQRVGHLLQGAQKSLTAGFHYTIRDFRLMLSIAFRGDPEDLNKRDELMALRDSLSSTLRSASLPNRVCDAADLINWCALFTNPDRISQTDAPDLHYDDGRELRDQIVDFDTIQDPHPSGLTLWKEASPDVLEARFFSIKSFPERFALWQMGSLIGDLMQPALQYSAPFLLTLGVQVLDPNVTKSVVTANHVRATQNAKSKMADVMPDVNKKLQDWTAAADAIDTGGSLVSLYHQLALFTAPNKAVAAHEAANAIWRGRGFQLNADAYMHRQALLASLPMTLTEKFHRDLVKMRRVTRKTMANAIHMAPLIAEWRGTRTPALVFGGRRGQLMTLDIFDNDLGNYNFAIIGAPGSGKSVLMNEMAWSYRAIGAKVWMLDLGRSFEKLCRKAQGTYIEFRPDVDICLNPFTHIVDINEDIDMLVPGIAKMCSMQHTLEEVQYKAISAMVLKLWREYGNELRITGLRDAFKGGTIEELGVVGDQRIKDLAIMLNPYAKGGQYERFFEGKNNVDFSNDFIVIENEELKRRPDLHAVVNILLLHRITGEMYLTRNRRKVLFVDELKQQLGDIGADDPVKAAVIEEAARRARKYGGALGTATQSADDYYGSAQMEAAFNCSDWVFLLRQKPESIEMLDRKGRLTMDEPKKRLLNSLRTEAGVFSEVYISSPVGEGVARNILDPATHLLFSNKLEDNAPIDELRAQGLSIDEAIGELLRRRGHKV from the coding sequence ATGAACGCCCCCCACCGCACTCCCCCGAGCGGCCCCCATCGCGACCGCCGGCAGGCGCAGCGCTTCGCCTTCGCCCAGCCCGTGGATACGCCGGCCGAGCAGTTCGCCAACTGGCTGCCCTATTACGCCTATCTCGCCCCCGAAAAAATCTTCGTCAACCGCGACAGCATGGGCGTCATGCTCGAGCTCATGCCGCAGTCGGGCGCCGACGAGCGCATGGCGGAAGTCCTGGTCTCGCTCTATGCCAACTGTCCGCCCGGCACCGGTATCCAGTTCCACCTGTTCGGCTCGCCCCAGGTGCGCACCCAGTTGCGCCACTACGCGAACCTGCGAGTCGAGGACGAGGATCAGGCGGAGCAGGCCAAAGAATGGGGCCGGCCGGCCCGCAACGCCAACCTGTTCAGGAAGCTCGCCCGCCAGCGCGTCGGCCACCTGCTGCAGGGCGCACAGAAGTCGCTCACCGCCGGTTTCCACTACACGATCCGGGATTTCCGCTTGATGCTGAGCATCGCTTTTCGCGGCGACCCCGAGGATCTCAACAAGCGCGACGAGTTGATGGCGCTGCGCGATTCCCTGTCGTCCACCCTGCGCTCGGCCTCGCTCCCCAACCGCGTTTGCGATGCCGCCGATCTGATCAACTGGTGTGCCCTCTTCACCAACCCCGACCGCATCTCCCAGACCGATGCGCCGGACCTGCACTACGACGACGGCCGCGAACTGCGCGACCAGATCGTCGACTTCGACACCATCCAGGACCCGCATCCGAGCGGCCTCACCCTGTGGAAGGAAGCCAGCCCCGACGTACTGGAGGCACGCTTCTTCTCGATCAAGAGTTTTCCGGAACGCTTCGCGCTGTGGCAGATGGGGTCCCTCATCGGCGACCTGATGCAGCCGGCCTTGCAGTACAGCGCGCCCTTTCTGCTGACCCTGGGCGTGCAGGTGCTGGACCCCAACGTCACCAAGTCGGTGGTCACCGCCAACCATGTGCGGGCCACGCAGAACGCCAAGTCGAAGATGGCCGACGTGATGCCGGACGTGAATAAGAAGCTCCAGGACTGGACGGCGGCAGCGGATGCCATCGACACCGGCGGCAGCCTGGTGAGCCTGTATCACCAGTTGGCGCTGTTCACCGCCCCGAACAAGGCGGTCGCCGCCCACGAAGCGGCCAATGCCATCTGGCGCGGCCGTGGCTTCCAGTTGAACGCCGACGCCTACATGCACCGCCAGGCGCTGCTGGCGAGCCTGCCGATGACGCTGACCGAGAAATTCCACCGGGACCTGGTCAAGATGCGCCGCGTCACGCGTAAGACCATGGCCAATGCCATCCACATGGCGCCGCTGATCGCCGAGTGGCGCGGCACGCGCACCCCGGCCCTGGTCTTCGGCGGCCGGCGCGGCCAGCTGATGACCCTGGACATCTTCGACAACGATCTCGGCAACTACAACTTCGCCATCATCGGCGCGCCGGGCTCGGGCAAGTCGGTGCTGATGAACGAGATGGCCTGGTCCTACCGCGCCATCGGCGCCAAGGTCTGGATGCTCGACCTCGGCCGCAGTTTCGAGAAGTTGTGCCGCAAGGCCCAGGGCACCTACATCGAATTCCGCCCCGACGTGGACATCTGCCTCAATCCCTTCACCCACATCGTCGACATCAACGAAGACATCGACATGCTGGTGCCCGGCATCGCCAAGATGTGCTCGATGCAGCACACCCTGGAGGAAGTCCAGTACAAGGCCATCTCGGCCATGGTGTTGAAGCTCTGGCGGGAATACGGCAACGAGCTACGCATCACGGGGCTGCGCGACGCCTTCAAGGGCGGAACCATCGAAGAACTGGGCGTGGTGGGCGACCAGCGCATCAAGGACCTCGCCATCATGCTCAACCCCTACGCCAAGGGCGGGCAGTACGAGCGCTTTTTCGAGGGCAAGAACAACGTCGATTTTTCCAACGACTTCATCGTCATCGAGAACGAGGAGTTGAAGCGCCGCCCCGACCTGCACGCGGTGGTCAACATCCTGCTGCTGCACCGGATCACCGGCGAGATGTACCTGACCCGCAACCGGCGCAAGGTGCTGTTCGTCGACGAGCTGAAGCAGCAACTCGGCGACATCGGCGCCGACGATCCGGTCAAGGCCGCCGTGATCGAGGAAGCCGCCCGGCGTGCCCGCAAGTACGGCGGCGCACTCGGCACCGCGACCCAGAGCGCCGACGACTACTACGGCTCGGCGCAGATGGAAGCGGCCTTCAACTGCTCGGACTGGGTCTTCCTGCTGCGGCAGAAACCGGAGTCCATCGAGATGCTCGACCGCAAGGGCCGGCTCACCATGGACGAACCGAAGAAGCGGCTGTTGAACTCGCTGCGCACCGAGGCCGGCGTGTTCTCCGAGGTGTACATCTCCTCCCCCGTGGGCGAAGGCGTCGCCCGCAACATCCTCGATCCGGCGACCCACCTGCTCTTCTCCAACAAGTTGGAAGACAACGCGCCGATCGACGAATTGCGTGCCCAGGGCCTGTCCATCGACGAGGCGATCGGCGAACTGCTGCGCCGCCGGGGGCATAAAGTATGA
- the traN gene encoding type-F conjugative transfer system mating-pair stabilization protein TraN — translation MRRWVTWITLFCFITTQTAAVAGPFEEGTAAGQAANPVIRGTVNTPSASSAVPGYTTTPPETTYYGQPSLSGAANARLAACATSTDDPVCQAQRGAVTSANTPRPPVSAYDPAVAAARDIAGNPSSVLGSLADYYSGCTTAEVTTPAGATTKVCNRYSGVGNYTTQRDLTVQVELLPSCAEGTWFAHGQVNRNGADYMVAEAQCRIRADGLQRFRFYAAGGMGACIGWQALDLPIAPATQAAYVTDLSPHWQGYCWRPFKVVMMPGSGCTAGSCNYTFQFGTPVYACPAGTVRGDTLSTYWAGIFLTAGAADQCFTLSVPDAEAGCPGGSTTIYDEAGGQCALPAGPATLVGASGWSLPLSFVQPTMEQHETDVWVDRSATLTEGGRCTVTTADRCVDGPATKTIDGRAVTRACWSYERTLTCTAGAPVDECAPLASSGCTPATSTCKQMNAATGLCEITQDTYTCPVAAQTATTASNCPANVYCLGSNCFNTSYTNDADFARSMSLMEAAREAGVYLDTDNMQVFKGESNKCRDRLFKNCCYSDSAGAGMTNQSLFGTGSRLVYDVLMNADNREFLYQGMQALLMSGGFSGSFTTYGVTVAINGTALPASSVVLYSGDGLVVAFDPWSLAIAVVIYIIMSMSSCNEEEGKVAMKEGAGLCHSVGTYCSSCIRILGACVACIEHTTGKCCFNSKLARIVNEQGRVQVGKGWGSGENPDCSGFSIAQLQSLDFAAMDLSEFYASIVPTLPSVGTIQGSNASRLTTCYYGQGKCQ, via the coding sequence ATGCGCCGCTGGGTCACCTGGATCACGCTCTTCTGCTTCATCACGACGCAGACCGCCGCCGTCGCCGGTCCGTTCGAGGAAGGCACCGCCGCCGGGCAGGCGGCCAATCCCGTCATCCGGGGGACGGTGAATACGCCGAGTGCATCGAGTGCCGTGCCGGGCTACACCACGACGCCACCGGAAACCACCTACTACGGCCAGCCCAGCCTGTCGGGGGCGGCCAATGCCCGCCTGGCCGCCTGCGCCACCAGCACCGACGATCCCGTCTGCCAGGCGCAGCGCGGTGCCGTGACTTCGGCCAACACGCCGCGCCCCCCGGTCTCGGCCTACGATCCCGCCGTCGCCGCCGCCCGCGATATCGCAGGCAATCCGTCGAGCGTGCTGGGCAGTCTCGCCGACTATTACTCGGGTTGCACCACCGCCGAGGTCACCACGCCCGCCGGCGCTACCACCAAGGTCTGCAACCGTTACAGCGGTGTCGGCAACTACACCACCCAGCGCGACCTCACGGTCCAGGTCGAACTGCTGCCCAGTTGTGCCGAAGGCACCTGGTTCGCCCACGGCCAGGTCAACCGCAACGGTGCCGACTACATGGTGGCCGAGGCGCAATGCCGCATCCGCGCCGACGGGTTGCAGCGTTTCCGCTTCTACGCTGCCGGCGGCATGGGCGCCTGTATCGGCTGGCAGGCGCTCGACCTGCCGATCGCACCCGCCACCCAGGCCGCCTATGTCACCGACCTGTCGCCGCATTGGCAGGGCTACTGCTGGCGCCCCTTCAAGGTCGTCATGATGCCGGGCTCGGGCTGCACCGCCGGGAGTTGCAACTACACCTTCCAGTTCGGCACGCCGGTCTATGCCTGCCCCGCCGGAACGGTGCGCGGCGATACGCTGAGCACCTACTGGGCCGGCATATTCCTCACTGCTGGTGCGGCCGACCAGTGCTTCACCCTCTCCGTCCCCGACGCCGAGGCCGGCTGTCCGGGCGGCAGCACGACAATCTACGACGAAGCCGGGGGGCAGTGCGCCCTGCCGGCGGGGCCCGCGACCCTGGTCGGTGCCTCCGGTTGGAGCCTGCCCTTGTCATTCGTCCAGCCGACCATGGAGCAGCACGAGACCGACGTCTGGGTCGACAGGAGCGCCACGCTGACCGAGGGCGGCCGCTGCACCGTGACCACCGCCGACCGCTGCGTCGACGGCCCCGCCACCAAGACCATCGACGGCCGCGCCGTCACGCGCGCCTGCTGGTCCTATGAGCGTACCCTGACCTGCACCGCGGGCGCCCCGGTGGACGAGTGCGCCCCACTGGCGAGCAGCGGTTGCACCCCGGCGACCAGCACCTGCAAGCAGATGAATGCGGCGACCGGGTTGTGCGAGATCACCCAGGACACCTACACCTGCCCGGTCGCCGCGCAAACCGCCACCACCGCCTCGAACTGCCCCGCCAACGTCTATTGCCTGGGCTCGAACTGCTTCAACACCAGTTACACCAACGACGCCGACTTCGCCCGTTCGATGTCGCTGATGGAAGCCGCACGCGAAGCCGGCGTGTACCTCGACACCGACAACATGCAGGTGTTCAAGGGCGAGTCAAACAAATGCCGGGACCGGCTGTTCAAGAACTGCTGCTATTCCGACTCGGCCGGCGCCGGCATGACCAACCAGAGCCTGTTCGGTACGGGTTCGCGCCTCGTCTATGACGTGCTGATGAACGCCGACAACCGCGAGTTCCTCTACCAGGGCATGCAGGCGCTGCTGATGAGCGGCGGCTTTTCCGGCAGCTTCACGACCTATGGCGTCACCGTCGCCATCAACGGCACCGCGCTGCCGGCCAGTTCGGTCGTGCTCTACTCCGGCGACGGCCTGGTGGTCGCCTTCGATCCCTGGTCCCTGGCGATCGCGGTGGTGATCTACATCATCATGTCGATGTCGTCCTGCAACGAGGAGGAAGGCAAGGTCGCGATGAAGGAAGGGGCCGGCCTGTGCCATAGCGTCGGGACCTATTGTTCGTCGTGCATCCGCATCCTCGGCGCCTGTGTCGCCTGCATCGAGCACACCACCGGCAAGTGCTGCTTCAACAGCAAGCTCGCGCGCATCGTCAACGAGCAGGGCCGCGTCCAGGTGGGCAAGGGCTGGGGCTCCGGCGAGAACCCTGACTGCTCGGGTTTCAGCATCGCGCAACTGCAGAGCCTGGACTTTGCGGCGATGGACCTTTCTGAATTCTATGCCTCCATCGTCCCGACGCTGCCCAGTGTCGGAACGATCCAGGGCAGCAACGCCTCGCGCCTCACCACCTGCTACTACGGACAGGGGAAATGCCAATGA
- the traW gene encoding type-F conjugative transfer system protein TraW, with protein MKRCIVSAPLVLGLMLGAAGVRAMDLGVIGPTYEISEPHLLQMIDQRLREKERSGELGRLEAEARKRSIATVKNPPPVTGLRPTDTVRTFYFDPSFTLDRNLLGPQGELLFAAGTRKNPLEVVSLSRHLLFFDARDPRQVGRARQLIALYQGRVKPILVGGSYLDLMQAWHLPVYYDQQGLLTRRLGITQVPALVSQEGLRLRIDELAVSP; from the coding sequence ATGAAACGCTGCATCGTGTCCGCTCCCCTGGTGCTCGGTCTGATGCTGGGCGCGGCAGGCGTGCGGGCCATGGATCTGGGCGTCATCGGGCCGACCTACGAGATCAGCGAACCCCATCTGCTCCAGATGATCGATCAGCGCCTGCGCGAGAAGGAACGCAGCGGCGAACTCGGACGCCTGGAAGCAGAAGCCCGGAAGCGGAGCATCGCGACCGTGAAGAATCCGCCGCCGGTCACCGGCCTGCGGCCGACCGACACGGTGCGGACCTTCTACTTCGACCCGAGCTTCACCCTGGATCGCAACCTCCTCGGCCCCCAGGGCGAATTGCTGTTTGCCGCCGGCACGCGCAAGAACCCGCTGGAGGTGGTGTCGCTGTCCCGGCACCTGCTGTTCTTCGATGCCCGCGACCCGCGTCAGGTCGGCCGCGCCCGGCAGTTGATCGCCCTCTACCAGGGCCGGGTGAAGCCGATCCTGGTCGGCGGCTCCTACCTGGACCTGATGCAGGCCTGGCACCTCCCGGTTTACTACGACCAGCAGGGCCTGCTCACCCGCCGTCTGGGCATCACCCAGGTGCCGGCGCTGGTATCGCAGGAAGGGCTGCGGCTGCGTATCGACGAATTGGCGGTGTCCCCATGA
- the trbC gene encoding type-F conjugative transfer system pilin assembly protein TrbC, with product MWASDFRLSARALGLTAALVASAQALAQNPPVITDADIERVRRETPTVTDQDIDAARRKYGMPSDAELRYAPVPTPNVEALPQPLSRTPIDLEALARGYASQADAMTQAQGLATGPGLLVFVSLSMPRPTLQRLVDQAARAKASIVLRGFANGSLRDTVAQVQGLIGSRQVAVQIDPLAFDRYAVTRVPTFVLVRDGTRPVACASGSCAPADSFLRTSGDVSLDYALEHMRRSAPGFGPPADTFLKRIRG from the coding sequence GTGTGGGCTTCTGATTTCCGTCTATCTGCCCGTGCCCTCGGCCTCACCGCCGCGCTCGTGGCGAGCGCGCAGGCCCTGGCGCAAAACCCGCCGGTCATCACCGACGCGGACATCGAACGGGTCCGCCGCGAGACGCCCACCGTCACCGACCAGGACATCGACGCGGCGCGGCGGAAGTACGGCATGCCCAGCGATGCCGAACTCCGATATGCACCGGTGCCGACCCCCAACGTCGAGGCGCTGCCCCAGCCCCTCAGCCGCACCCCGATCGACCTCGAAGCGCTGGCACGGGGCTACGCATCGCAAGCCGATGCAATGACTCAGGCGCAGGGGCTGGCGACTGGGCCCGGGCTGTTGGTGTTCGTCAGCCTGTCCATGCCCCGGCCCACGCTGCAACGCCTGGTCGACCAGGCCGCGCGTGCCAAGGCTTCGATCGTCCTCCGGGGCTTCGCCAACGGCTCGCTGCGCGACACCGTCGCCCAGGTGCAGGGCCTGATCGGTTCCCGCCAGGTGGCGGTGCAGATCGATCCCCTGGCCTTCGACCGCTACGCCGTCACCCGGGTACCGACCTTCGTGCTGGTGCGCGACGGCACCCGCCCGGTTGCCTGCGCCAGCGGCAGTTGCGCGCCGGCCGACAGTTTCCTGCGGACCTCCGGCGACGTGAGCCTGGACTACGCGCTGGAACACATGCGGCGCTCGGCACCCGGGTTCGGCCCGCCCGCCGACACCTTCCTGAAACGGATTCGGGGATAG
- the traF gene encoding conjugal transfer protein TraF codes for MKRFSFPIPVRLALVLALASMLGASAASAQDAQDTVSSYWSDRWRGWHFYEDPVPEERERPPLPGKVVPAAPSAPPSKAPELVEFERLQKTLEDTRNIAIMRPTEANVRRYMELESRVVARASYFADVAQRVAWATPALDPTLQGRPVNAKALEVFEQTEWVDRSRSIAELGKDHVLFFFYRSDCPYCHAFAPTLATFQARHGIQVVAISVDGGPMPGFPNARPDNGIATTLKVTQVPAVFLAQPFTGKITPIGFGVLSESQLLERIAVVSGPQAEAMLPGTMQRLALPQEAP; via the coding sequence ATGAAGCGCTTTTCGTTCCCCATCCCCGTCCGCTTGGCGCTGGTGCTGGCGCTGGCCTCGATGCTGGGCGCCAGCGCCGCGTCGGCCCAGGATGCCCAGGATACCGTTTCGAGCTACTGGTCCGACCGTTGGCGCGGTTGGCATTTCTATGAAGACCCCGTGCCCGAGGAACGGGAACGTCCGCCGCTGCCGGGCAAGGTGGTGCCCGCGGCGCCATCGGCTCCGCCCTCGAAAGCTCCGGAACTGGTCGAGTTCGAACGCCTGCAGAAGACGCTGGAGGATACCCGCAACATCGCCATCATGCGGCCGACCGAGGCGAACGTGCGCCGCTACATGGAACTCGAGTCCCGGGTCGTCGCGCGCGCATCCTATTTCGCCGACGTGGCGCAGCGGGTCGCCTGGGCCACGCCGGCACTCGATCCGACGCTGCAAGGCCGGCCGGTCAACGCCAAGGCACTGGAAGTGTTCGAGCAGACCGAGTGGGTGGATCGATCCCGTTCGATTGCCGAACTGGGCAAGGACCACGTGCTGTTCTTCTTCTACCGCTCGGACTGCCCGTACTGCCACGCCTTCGCCCCGACCCTGGCGACCTTCCAGGCGCGCCATGGCATCCAGGTGGTGGCCATCAGCGTCGATGGCGGCCCGATGCCTGGTTTCCCCAACGCGCGCCCGGACAACGGCATCGCCACCACCCTCAAGGTCACGCAGGTGCCCGCCGTCTTCCTGGCGCAGCCCTTCACCGGAAAAATCACGCCCATCGGCTTTGGCGTGCTCTCGGAATCCCAGTTATTGGAACGCATCGCCGTCGTATCCGGCCCGCAGGCCGAGGCGATGCTGCCCGGAACGATGCAACGTCTTGCCCTGCCGCAGGAGGCCCCATGA
- the traV gene encoding type IV conjugative transfer system lipoprotein TraV: MKTLLLRISALCLLLPLGACMNMSGLGGDSKYACKAPAGVACDSVSGTYANAVHNNLPSQRAKRSAAPRKEASEANPPESALPAPSSVDASVSDTAGTPRPLRSQARLLRLWIKPWEDADGDLYDQGYVYVQVDNGQWLIDHVQRQIRDAYAPLKAPPKSATESTGEPNAGTNAPATPMLPQRPPFAWPNANSLQ, from the coding sequence ATGAAGACGCTCTTGCTGCGCATCAGCGCCCTCTGCCTGCTGCTCCCCTTGGGCGCGTGCATGAACATGTCCGGATTGGGCGGCGACTCGAAGTACGCCTGCAAGGCCCCCGCGGGTGTCGCCTGCGACTCGGTGTCGGGTACCTACGCTAACGCCGTCCACAACAACCTGCCCAGCCAACGGGCCAAACGGTCGGCCGCCCCGCGAAAAGAGGCATCCGAAGCGAATCCGCCCGAATCGGCCCTGCCAGCCCCATCGTCCGTCGACGCCAGCGTTTCCGACACGGCCGGCACGCCCCGCCCGTTGCGCTCCCAGGCCCGCCTGCTGCGCTTGTGGATCAAGCCCTGGGAAGACGCCGACGGCGATCTCTACGACCAAGGCTACGTCTATGTTCAGGTGGACAACGGCCAGTGGCTGATCGACCACGTGCAGCGCCAGATCCGCGACGCCTATGCGCCACTCAAGGCGCCACCGAAGTCAGCAACGGAAAGCACCGGCGAGCCGAACGCCGGCACCAACGCGCCGGCCACGCCGATGTTGCCGCAACGGCCCCCGTTCGCTTGGCCCAATGCCAACAGTTTGCAGTGA